From Nitrospirota bacterium, the proteins below share one genomic window:
- a CDS encoding cysteine rich repeat-containing protein, whose translation MPSSRSAGSFTAGFLTVLTLGIVWGTVLLGVTASPQPETVGGPIFITPSNPSPDTTLRLRNAPAVDSSVPPPQASAAPSSPKPADPLRSVPDQTDYEPQASLPSFPPPNPPDDAPRQAEELRLPANVEIKCQAELERICPASLSGDDRLRCAQRSAQKLPLPCQRTVLARVARAKEDLQRIRFACEEDARRFCRQAGRRGGQILQCLEEHAQEISDRCFQALPKRPVINFETGR comes from the coding sequence ATGCCTTCGTCCCGATCAGCGGGTTCATTCACGGCAGGATTTCTGACCGTGCTGACGCTGGGCATCGTGTGGGGGACGGTCCTGCTGGGCGTCACCGCGTCGCCACAACCGGAGACGGTTGGGGGACCGATTTTTATCACACCTTCCAATCCGTCTCCCGACACAACACTTCGGCTGCGGAACGCGCCTGCGGTCGACTCTTCCGTCCCCCCGCCTCAAGCTTCGGCCGCCCCCTCCTCTCCGAAGCCGGCCGATCCCTTGCGGAGCGTCCCGGACCAGACCGACTACGAACCCCAAGCATCTCTGCCTTCGTTTCCGCCGCCAAATCCGCCTGACGACGCTCCCCGACAAGCCGAGGAGCTTCGACTCCCGGCAAACGTCGAGATCAAATGCCAGGCGGAACTGGAACGCATCTGCCCCGCCTCCCTCAGCGGCGACGATCGCCTGCGTTGCGCGCAGCGGAGCGCGCAGAAGCTGCCGTTGCCTTGCCAGCGTACCGTTCTGGCTCGAGTGGCTCGGGCGAAAGAAGACCTGCAGCGAATTCGGTTCGCTTGCGAGGAGGATGCAAGGAGATTTTGTCGGCAGGCGGGACGGCGGGGAGGACAGATCCTGCAGTGTCTGGAAGAACACGCGCAGGAGATTTCCGACCGGTGCTTTCAAGCTCTGCCCAAACGCCCGGTCATCAATTTCGAAACAGGACGTTGA
- a CDS encoding RNA-binding protein → MSTKIYVGGLPYSTTEPQLTELFATHGKVESVRVITDKYTGQSRGFGFVEMATAEEAKRAIAALNGTTLEGRTLTVNEARPPEPRSGGGLGDRGGRKGRW, encoded by the coding sequence ATGAGTACGAAAATTTATGTTGGCGGCTTACCGTATTCGACGACCGAACCGCAGCTCACCGAGCTGTTTGCGACCCATGGCAAGGTAGAGTCGGTGCGCGTGATCACGGACAAGTACACCGGTCAGTCTCGGGGTTTCGGCTTCGTGGAGATGGCGACAGCCGAAGAGGCCAAGCGCGCGATCGCGGCGTTGAACGGGACTACGCTGGAAGGCCGGACCTTGACGGTCAACGAAGCGAGACCTCCTGAGCCCCGCTCCGGTGGGGGTCTTGGGGATCGCGGCGGGCGCAAAGGTCGCTGGTAG
- a CDS encoding FHA domain-containing protein, translating into MQDVATKCPKFIVKPHGGAVKEIAITKSEFTIGRKDGNDLVVEDPAVSGRHARLVKIHAVYFLEDLGSTNGTFVNGQKIERRQLRDTDVVAIGKHRLIFREENAVPAAEGASAVSASDRTMVITGSTPPSRGLSAQKTGTIQVVSGRTNRKEYQLTKQLTIIGSSPDATIKLAGWFTPKTAAMIGRRGQGYYIAAADDGKKVLVNNQAVKGQVDLKDGDLVEVAGARMYFYLRDTAAR; encoded by the coding sequence ATGCAGGATGTCGCGACCAAATGCCCCAAGTTCATCGTCAAACCGCACGGCGGCGCGGTCAAGGAGATCGCGATTACCAAGTCCGAGTTCACGATCGGGCGCAAGGACGGCAACGATCTGGTCGTCGAAGATCCGGCCGTGTCCGGACGACACGCCAGACTGGTCAAGATCCACGCTGTCTATTTTCTCGAGGACTTGGGGAGCACAAACGGAACGTTTGTCAACGGCCAGAAGATCGAACGGCGGCAGTTGAGAGATACGGATGTGGTGGCGATCGGCAAGCACCGCTTGATTTTCCGCGAGGAGAACGCAGTTCCGGCGGCCGAGGGTGCCTCCGCCGTCAGCGCGTCGGATCGGACGATGGTCATCACCGGCTCGACCCCGCCAAGCCGCGGCCTGAGCGCGCAGAAGACCGGGACGATCCAGGTGGTGTCGGGCCGAACCAACCGCAAAGAGTACCAGCTCACCAAGCAACTGACGATCATCGGATCGAGTCCCGACGCGACGATCAAACTCGCCGGGTGGTTCACGCCGAAGACGGCCGCGATGATTGGGCGTCGCGGCCAGGGTTACTACATCGCGGCGGCTGACGACGGGAAGAAGGTGCTGGTCAACAACCAGGCGGTGAAGGGGCAGGTCGATCTGAAGGACGGCGATCTGGTGGAGGTGGCCGGCGCACGGATGTATTTTTACTTGAGAGACACGGCCGCACGCTGA
- a CDS encoding DUF3187 family protein, which yields MPGQVRWPFVLALLIWSLCAGQAAALAEGFGPLPVRNFQPIQLLFLGMPGDRAEVLKKGRLDVRVELAETSTIFNEHTAQASAVMKFEQLRSGLFLRYGLTDRLEVGMEVPALYRYRGFMEGVITATERATTGLSPARAALKDTGFAYNLSAAGRRRFSGTDGDLGLGDITLLGKYQFLSQRASLPAVSLRLAVKVPSGDQGKFFGSGHPDVGIGLAVERTVAGRWILYGNVNGIFPTGQVGGFALRPFMSGIAAVEYLWSKTLSFTAQFDYYSTPFDGAGLKPLDRGVTESAVGFNYRLRSNVLWQVYGVENLDFIRDSAADFTLSTVITYRFDHGR from the coding sequence ATGCCCGGACAAGTCCGTTGGCCGTTCGTCCTTGCTCTGCTGATCTGGTCGCTCTGCGCAGGGCAGGCCGCGGCGTTGGCGGAAGGCTTCGGGCCGTTGCCCGTGCGGAATTTTCAGCCGATACAGCTTCTCTTCCTGGGCATGCCGGGCGACCGCGCCGAGGTGCTCAAGAAAGGTCGGCTGGATGTGCGGGTCGAACTGGCCGAGACCAGCACCATTTTCAACGAGCACACGGCGCAGGCGAGCGCGGTCATGAAATTCGAGCAACTCCGATCCGGTCTGTTCCTGCGGTATGGGCTGACCGATCGGTTGGAAGTCGGCATGGAAGTGCCGGCGCTCTATCGGTATCGCGGGTTCATGGAAGGCGTCATTACGGCGACCGAACGGGCGACCACGGGCCTGAGCCCGGCTCGGGCGGCGTTGAAGGACACCGGATTTGCGTACAACCTCTCGGCGGCGGGGCGGAGGCGTTTTTCAGGAACCGACGGAGACCTTGGGCTGGGAGACATTACCCTGCTCGGCAAGTACCAGTTTCTGTCGCAGCGCGCTTCGCTCCCGGCCGTTTCGTTGCGATTGGCGGTCAAGGTGCCCTCGGGAGACCAGGGCAAATTCTTCGGCAGCGGACATCCGGACGTGGGGATCGGGCTCGCGGTGGAAAGGACGGTGGCCGGACGATGGATCCTGTACGGCAACGTCAACGGCATCTTTCCGACCGGCCAGGTGGGCGGCTTCGCGCTGCGGCCGTTCATGTCGGGGATCGCGGCGGTCGAATACCTCTGGTCGAAAACTCTCTCGTTCACCGCCCAGTTCGATTATTATTCCACGCCGTTTGACGGGGCCGGCCTCAAACCGCTGGATCGCGGGGTCACCGAGTCGGCGGTCGGCTTCAATTATCGGCTCAGGTCGAATGTGCTCTGGCAGGTCTACGGCGTGGAGAATTTGGATTTTATTCGAGACAGCGCAGCGGATTTTACGCTCTCGACCGTGATCACGTATCGATTTGATCATGGGCGGTAA
- the ispG gene encoding flavodoxin-dependent (E)-4-hydroxy-3-methylbut-2-enyl-diphosphate synthase encodes MRITRRKTRQIKVGMVKIGGDAPVSVQSMCSTDTRDVKATVEQIRRLESVGCELIRVAVPDVEAAEALPKIKAQMTVPLIADIHFDHRLAVKAAEVVDCVRINPGNIGAWWKVAEVIKAVSDRGIPLRIGVNGGSLERHLLEKYGYPTAEALAESALNAVHALEDVGFTNMKVSLKASDVHMAIDAYWLFAHQSNYPLHIGITEAGTAMTGAVKSAIGLGWLLSQGIGDTLRVSLAADPVEEVKVGFEILKALELRHRGINVIACPTCGRVEIDVVRMANELEKRLGHIKTPLNVSVLGCVVNGIGEGKEADIGIAGGEGVGILFKKGKLVRKVPMAELMDRLIEEVELLAKEKEAESTGDEQAAAHGNASSTPVSNVSSTETSSSLVRELPVLSDKS; translated from the coding sequence ATGCGGATCACGAGACGCAAGACCAGGCAAATCAAAGTCGGAATGGTGAAGATCGGCGGAGATGCGCCGGTCTCCGTTCAGTCCATGTGCTCCACCGATACGCGTGACGTGAAGGCGACGGTCGAGCAGATTCGCCGGCTGGAGTCGGTGGGCTGCGAGCTGATCCGCGTGGCCGTGCCGGACGTGGAAGCAGCCGAGGCGCTCCCGAAGATCAAGGCGCAGATGACCGTGCCGCTCATCGCCGACATCCACTTCGATCATCGCCTGGCGGTCAAGGCGGCTGAAGTGGTGGACTGCGTGCGGATCAATCCCGGCAACATCGGGGCCTGGTGGAAAGTGGCCGAAGTCATCAAGGCGGTGAGCGATCGAGGGATTCCGTTGCGGATCGGTGTCAATGGAGGATCGCTGGAGCGGCATCTGCTGGAGAAGTACGGCTACCCGACGGCCGAGGCACTGGCCGAGTCGGCGCTGAACGCTGTCCATGCGCTGGAAGACGTCGGGTTCACGAATATGAAAGTGTCGCTGAAGGCCTCGGACGTGCATATGGCGATCGACGCCTACTGGTTGTTCGCGCACCAATCCAACTATCCGCTGCACATCGGCATCACGGAAGCCGGCACCGCGATGACCGGCGCGGTGAAGTCGGCGATCGGGCTCGGATGGCTGCTCTCCCAAGGCATCGGCGATACGCTCCGCGTTTCGCTGGCGGCTGATCCCGTGGAAGAGGTCAAAGTCGGCTTCGAGATTCTGAAGGCGCTGGAGCTGCGCCATCGCGGGATCAACGTGATCGCCTGCCCAACCTGCGGCCGCGTCGAGATCGATGTGGTCCGTATGGCGAACGAGCTCGAGAAGCGGCTCGGGCACATCAAGACGCCGCTCAACGTGTCGGTGCTCGGGTGCGTGGTCAACGGGATCGGCGAAGGAAAAGAAGCGGACATCGGCATCGCCGGCGGCGAAGGGGTGGGCATTTTGTTCAAGAAAGGCAAGCTAGTCCGTAAGGTGCCCATGGCCGAACTGATGGACCGATTGATCGAAGAAGTCGAGCTATTGGCGAAAGAAAAGGAAGCGGAAAGCACAGGAGACGAACAGGCGGCCGCCCACGGAAATGCGTCATCCACTCCCGTTTCTAACGTTTCCTCGACCGAGACCTCATCATCGCTCGTCCGCGAACTGCCGGTACTCTCCGACAAAAGCTAA
- the dxs gene encoding 1-deoxy-D-xylulose-5-phosphate synthase — protein MSLLKAIHNPADLKRLPPERFPELCQEIREQIIGVVSNVGGHLASNLGVVELTVALHYLLDTPKDKIVWDTSNQAYTHKLLTGRREQFHTLRQYGGLSGFCKREESVYDTFNAGHAGTGVSAAFGMVEARDQQGQKHKVVCVVGDGAMTAGMTLEGLHHAGGLGKDFLVILNDNQMSISKNVGAISAYLNRTFTGEFYARVREETGHLLRLIPGIGQDMQKIARRAEELAKGVILPGLLFEELGFQYVGPIDGHNFDHLLPTLENVLKLKGPILLHVITKKGLGYEPAVNNPVWFHACPPFVRETGAPAKKSPRPTYTAIAVDTLIKLARSDRRVVAITAAMCEGTGLTAFEKEFPDRLYDVGIAEQHAVTFAAGLAAQGMRPVVAMYATFLQRAYDQVVHDVATQNLPVTFCIDRGGLVAEDGTTHHGAFDLAYLRHVPNMVVMAPKDENELQHMVKTCLIHDGPAAVRYPRGVSLGVGLDQEPAALPIGKGELLRDGTDVAIVAIGVTVWQAVQAAERLEREGVSAAVVNARFVKPLDKDLIVGVAKRVCYLVTVEEGCKMGGFGSAVLEALSDEGLAHLRTKLIGLPDWYIEQGPQDLLREKYGLTAEGIYQSVKELMTQTSGGRAAIHARNAMGAGYAPFSGAPIGDEQGS, from the coding sequence ATGTCGTTGTTGAAGGCCATACACAACCCTGCCGATTTGAAACGGCTTCCTCCGGAGCGGTTCCCCGAGCTCTGCCAGGAAATCCGCGAGCAAATCATCGGTGTGGTCTCGAACGTCGGCGGGCACCTCGCATCCAACCTCGGCGTGGTGGAATTGACCGTCGCCTTGCACTACCTGCTCGACACGCCGAAGGACAAGATCGTGTGGGATACGAGCAACCAGGCCTACACGCATAAACTGTTGACCGGTCGCCGCGAACAGTTCCACACCCTGCGGCAATACGGCGGGCTGAGCGGGTTCTGCAAGCGCGAAGAAAGCGTCTACGACACCTTCAACGCCGGCCATGCCGGCACCGGCGTATCGGCCGCCTTCGGCATGGTGGAAGCGCGCGATCAGCAGGGCCAGAAGCACAAAGTGGTGTGCGTGGTCGGCGACGGCGCGATGACGGCCGGCATGACGCTGGAAGGGCTGCATCACGCCGGCGGGCTCGGCAAGGACTTCCTCGTGATCTTGAACGACAACCAGATGTCGATCTCCAAAAACGTCGGGGCCATCTCCGCCTATCTGAATCGAACCTTCACCGGAGAGTTTTACGCGCGCGTTCGTGAAGAAACGGGCCATCTGCTGCGCCTGATTCCGGGCATCGGTCAGGACATGCAGAAGATCGCTCGTCGCGCCGAGGAATTGGCGAAAGGCGTCATCCTGCCGGGACTGCTGTTCGAGGAACTGGGCTTCCAGTATGTCGGACCGATCGACGGCCATAACTTCGACCATCTCCTTCCGACGTTGGAGAACGTGCTCAAGTTGAAAGGGCCGATCCTGCTCCACGTCATCACGAAGAAAGGACTGGGGTACGAGCCGGCCGTGAACAATCCGGTCTGGTTTCATGCCTGCCCGCCCTTCGTCCGCGAGACCGGCGCGCCGGCGAAGAAGTCGCCGCGCCCGACCTACACGGCGATCGCGGTCGATACGCTGATCAAGCTGGCCCGATCGGACAGGCGCGTCGTGGCCATTACCGCGGCGATGTGCGAAGGCACCGGTCTCACGGCTTTTGAAAAGGAATTCCCCGACCGACTCTACGACGTCGGGATCGCGGAGCAGCATGCAGTGACGTTCGCCGCCGGGCTGGCGGCGCAGGGCATGAGACCCGTCGTCGCCATGTACGCGACGTTTCTGCAGCGGGCCTACGATCAAGTGGTGCACGATGTGGCCACGCAAAACCTGCCGGTCACGTTCTGCATCGACCGAGGCGGTTTGGTCGCCGAAGACGGCACGACGCATCACGGCGCCTTCGACCTCGCGTATCTGCGGCACGTCCCCAATATGGTCGTGATGGCGCCGAAGGACGAAAATGAACTGCAGCATATGGTGAAAACCTGCCTGATCCACGACGGGCCCGCGGCGGTGCGCTATCCGCGAGGCGTCAGTCTGGGGGTAGGCCTGGATCAGGAGCCGGCGGCGCTTCCAATCGGAAAAGGGGAGCTGTTGCGGGACGGAACGGACGTCGCCATCGTCGCCATCGGTGTCACGGTCTGGCAGGCCGTCCAGGCGGCTGAACGGTTGGAGCGGGAGGGCGTTTCCGCCGCGGTCGTCAATGCGCGGTTCGTGAAGCCTCTCGACAAGGACTTGATCGTCGGTGTGGCGAAGCGGGTCTGCTATCTGGTTACGGTCGAGGAAGGATGCAAGATGGGTGGATTCGGCTCGGCCGTGCTCGAAGCCTTGTCCGACGAAGGCCTCGCGCACCTGCGCACCAAACTGATCGGTTTGCCGGACTGGTACATCGAGCAGGGACCGCAGGACCTGTTGCGTGAGAAGTACGGGCTTACGGCGGAAGGTATTTACCAGAGCGTCAAAGAATTGATGACCCAGACTTCGGGTGGTCGCGCCGCAATCCATGCCCGCAATGCCATGGGCGCCGGCTACGCGCCCTTCAGCGGCGCGCCGATCGGAGACGAACAGGGGAGCTGA
- a CDS encoding helix-turn-helix domain-containing protein, with translation MKDSAKLFTVRETEALTGRKVATWRKDILRRRIPYVKLGRQVRIPLEVVQELIRKGYRPPIPEGGTP, from the coding sequence GTGAAGGACAGTGCGAAGCTCTTCACGGTGAGAGAGACGGAGGCACTGACGGGGCGGAAGGTCGCCACTTGGCGCAAGGACATCCTCCGCCGGCGCATTCCCTATGTGAAGCTCGGGCGGCAGGTGCGGATTCCCCTGGAGGTCGTCCAGGAGTTGATCCGCAAAGGATACCGCCCGCCCATCCCTGAAGGGGGAACACCTTGA
- the hpnH gene encoding adenosyl-hopene transferase HpnH has product MAVPLSQMFTVTKYVLTQKLKGVKRYPLVLMLEPLFRCNLACAGCGKIQYPDHVLDKRLTPEQCWAAAEECGAPIVSIPGGEPLIHPEMPEIVRGLIARKKYVYLCTNAILLERKLDEYTPSKYLTFSVHMDGLKEEHDRAVCRDGVYETAVRAIKAALKRGFRVTTNTTLFDDANPERVRAFFDEMMKLGVEGMMISPGYSYQKAPDQQHFLKRHRTRELFSKILGNRKPGWRFNQSPLFLEFLMGKREYQCTPWGNPTYNIFGWQRPCYLLQDGYARTFRELMEETDWERYGAGRNEKCADCMVHCGYEASAVEDTFSSWSGLSRTVKATLLPNAR; this is encoded by the coding sequence ATGGCCGTTCCGCTTTCCCAGATGTTCACGGTTACAAAGTATGTCCTGACGCAAAAGCTCAAGGGGGTCAAACGCTATCCTCTGGTGCTGATGCTGGAGCCGCTGTTTCGTTGCAACCTGGCCTGCGCCGGCTGCGGGAAGATTCAATATCCCGACCACGTGCTCGACAAGCGGTTGACGCCGGAGCAGTGTTGGGCGGCGGCCGAGGAATGCGGCGCGCCGATCGTGAGCATTCCCGGAGGAGAACCGCTGATCCATCCGGAAATGCCGGAGATCGTCCGCGGGTTGATCGCGCGGAAGAAATATGTGTACCTGTGCACGAACGCAATCCTACTGGAACGGAAGCTCGACGAGTATACCCCGTCTAAGTATCTGACTTTCAGCGTGCATATGGACGGCCTGAAGGAAGAACATGATCGGGCCGTCTGCCGGGACGGCGTCTATGAGACGGCGGTGAGGGCGATCAAGGCCGCGCTGAAGCGCGGGTTCCGGGTCACCACCAACACGACCCTGTTCGACGACGCGAATCCGGAACGGGTCCGCGCCTTCTTCGACGAGATGATGAAACTGGGCGTCGAGGGCATGATGATTTCGCCGGGCTACAGCTACCAGAAAGCGCCCGATCAACAACATTTCTTGAAGCGCCATCGGACGCGTGAATTGTTCTCCAAGATCCTCGGCAACCGCAAGCCGGGCTGGCGATTCAATCAGTCGCCGTTGTTCCTGGAATTTTTAATGGGGAAGCGGGAATACCAGTGCACGCCGTGGGGGAATCCGACCTACAACATTTTCGGCTGGCAGCGGCCCTGCTATCTCCTGCAGGACGGTTACGCCAGGACGTTCCGGGAGTTGATGGAAGAGACCGATTGGGAGCGCTATGGGGCCGGACGCAACGAAAAGTGCGCCGACTGCATGGTGCACTGCGGGTATGAGGCGTCCGCGGTCGAAGACACGTTCAGTTCCTGGTCCGGGCTCAGCCGCACCGTCAAGGCGACGCTTCTCCCCAATGCCCGTTAA
- a CDS encoding type II toxin-antitoxin system VapC family toxin, with amino-acid sequence MARPAYLIDTDWIIDHLCGIAPVTQKLQVLEPEGLAISIISLAELYEGVHYSRDPQRSMAALQKFMAGVVVLPIDEPICDLFGKERGRLRKLGRTVGDCDLFIACTAICNGATLCTNNRRHFEMVEGLTLMWVQG; translated from the coding sequence GTGGCCCGTCCCGCCTATCTCATCGACACCGACTGGATCATTGACCATCTCTGCGGTATTGCACCCGTTACACAAAAGCTACAGGTGCTCGAACCGGAAGGGCTGGCGATCAGCATTATCTCGCTGGCCGAACTCTACGAGGGCGTCCACTATTCGCGCGATCCCCAGCGAAGCATGGCCGCGCTGCAGAAGTTTATGGCCGGCGTCGTCGTGCTTCCCATTGATGAACCGATCTGCGATCTGTTCGGAAAGGAGCGCGGGCGTCTCAGAAAGCTCGGGCGCACCGTCGGCGATTGCGACCTGTTCATAGCCTGCACGGCGATCTGCAATGGTGCCACCCTCTGCACGAACAACCGTCGCCATTTTGAGATGGTCGAGGGTTTGACGCTCATGTGGGTTCAGGGCTAG
- a CDS encoding Stp1/IreP family PP2C-type Ser/Thr phosphatase, with product MMSSYAAKSDVGLRRSHNEDRFCADPELGLYLVCDGMGGCNAGEVASGIAVEVIHRHLADATRNGQLPFIGEYDPNFLPQTNRLASAVRLANQTIHREAWRRPEYAGMGTTAVSVLLTDRVLSVAHVGDSRAYLIRGDAMQLLTADHSLVRDQVRQGLLTEEEAEQSFQKHVLTRALGVESTVEVELGEVPVMSGDIVLLCSDGLTSGVASDEVLRAVRYGNDPEALAERLIRLANAAGGNDNTTVVVVVLCEGAHPGLWRRIRKRLWN from the coding sequence ATGATGAGCAGCTATGCGGCGAAGTCGGACGTCGGCTTGAGGCGGTCCCATAACGAGGACCGATTCTGCGCCGATCCGGAACTCGGCCTCTATCTGGTATGCGACGGCATGGGCGGCTGCAACGCCGGCGAAGTGGCGAGCGGAATCGCCGTCGAAGTGATTCATCGACATCTCGCCGACGCCACCCGTAACGGACAGCTTCCCTTCATCGGCGAGTACGATCCGAATTTCCTGCCGCAAACGAACCGGCTGGCCAGCGCCGTTCGGCTCGCAAATCAGACCATTCACCGGGAAGCGTGGCGGCGCCCGGAGTACGCCGGCATGGGCACGACCGCGGTCTCCGTCTTGCTCACCGACCGCGTCCTCTCGGTGGCCCATGTCGGAGACAGCCGTGCCTATCTGATCCGGGGCGACGCGATGCAGTTACTGACGGCCGACCATTCGCTCGTACGCGACCAGGTGCGTCAGGGTCTCCTCACCGAAGAAGAGGCGGAGCAATCGTTTCAGAAGCATGTCCTGACTCGGGCGCTCGGCGTGGAATCGACGGTCGAGGTTGAATTGGGCGAGGTGCCGGTCATGAGCGGGGACATCGTGCTGCTGTGCTCGGACGGGCTCACGAGCGGCGTGGCTTCCGACGAGGTCTTGCGGGCCGTTCGCTACGGCAATGATCCCGAGGCATTGGCTGAGCGGCTGATCAGATTGGCGAACGCCGCGGGCGGGAACGATAACACGACCGTTGTCGTCGTGGTGTTATGCGAAGGCGCGCACCCCGGTCTGTGGCGGCGCATAAGGAAAAGGTTGTGGAACTGA
- a CDS encoding serine/threonine-protein kinase, whose protein sequence is MTMAWGWIGPYLLVVVMALLLGPLLANLGPVRQASFDVMGLSASQMARLAADGIALLTVWMMAYRTSRRLSKETKGAEFLQAVLLPIATFVTVFFANKMFAVHGSALLDQIGRPRYHWLYTGMLGGAAVWLTIAWVRHLSALKAFCASGKPTTRTVDETQSLEGKRPTELPAGTGAERKLAGSVGGVGSTLGRYRIVKELGRGAMGIVYLGKDPTIQRFVAIKTMRFDEADDPSEIEEVKERFFREAESTGRLSHPHIVTIYDAGEQDGLVFIAMEYLEGTTLTQWCRKGNLLPVAKAMDIVATVASALDYAHSRGVVHRDIKPANIMLTRDWLVKVMDFGIARVTTSMKTKTSVILGTPGYMSPEQVMGKVVDGRSDTFSLGVVLFELLTGRRPFDAEDVTSLLYKIAREPHPVLSQVRPDLPIRAQEIVDRALQKDLPSRYRRAGDMAQDLRACVQQLATSAPAAARA, encoded by the coding sequence ATGACGATGGCCTGGGGCTGGATTGGACCGTACCTGCTCGTGGTCGTGATGGCGTTGCTGCTGGGACCTCTTCTGGCCAACCTTGGGCCGGTGAGGCAGGCCTCCTTCGACGTCATGGGTCTGAGCGCCTCTCAGATGGCGCGCCTGGCTGCCGACGGCATTGCGCTTCTGACGGTCTGGATGATGGCCTACCGCACGTCACGCCGGCTGTCCAAAGAGACTAAAGGCGCCGAATTCTTGCAGGCCGTCCTGCTCCCGATCGCCACGTTCGTCACTGTCTTTTTCGCGAACAAGATGTTCGCTGTCCATGGCTCAGCCCTGCTCGATCAGATCGGCCGCCCTCGCTATCACTGGTTGTACACCGGCATGCTCGGCGGCGCCGCCGTCTGGCTGACCATCGCCTGGGTTCGCCACTTGAGTGCGCTCAAAGCCTTCTGCGCAAGCGGCAAGCCGACCACCCGAACGGTCGATGAGACGCAATCGCTTGAGGGCAAGCGGCCGACGGAACTGCCGGCCGGGACCGGGGCCGAACGAAAACTTGCCGGCTCGGTCGGTGGCGTAGGTTCAACGTTGGGCCGGTACCGGATCGTCAAAGAATTGGGCCGCGGTGCGATGGGGATCGTGTATTTGGGCAAGGACCCCACAATTCAGCGGTTCGTCGCGATCAAGACGATGCGGTTCGACGAGGCGGACGATCCGTCCGAGATCGAGGAAGTCAAGGAACGCTTCTTCCGGGAGGCCGAATCGACGGGTCGGCTCTCGCATCCCCACATTGTGACCATCTACGACGCAGGAGAACAGGACGGTCTCGTATTCATCGCGATGGAATATCTGGAAGGAACCACCTTGACCCAGTGGTGCCGGAAAGGGAACCTGCTTCCGGTCGCGAAGGCGATGGACATCGTCGCAACGGTCGCGAGCGCGCTGGATTACGCCCACAGCCGGGGAGTCGTACATCGGGACATCAAGCCTGCGAACATCATGTTGACGAGGGATTGGTTGGTGAAAGTCATGGACTTCGGAATTGCACGGGTCACGACATCCATGAAAACCAAGACGAGCGTGATCCTCGGCACACCCGGCTACATGTCACCGGAACAGGTCATGGGGAAGGTCGTCGACGGCCGGTCGGACACGTTTTCGCTGGGCGTCGTCCTGTTCGAGTTGCTCACGGGACGCAGACCGTTCGACGCCGAAGATGTCACCTCCCTGTTGTATAAGATTGCCCGTGAGCCGCATCCGGTGTTGAGCCAGGTTCGCCCCGATCTGCCGATCCGGGCCCAGGAGATTGTCGATCGGGCACTGCAAAAGGATTTGCCGAGCCGGTATCGGCGGGCCGGCGACATGGCGCAGGACCTCCGCGCATGTGTGCAGCAACTCGCAACATCCGCTCCGGCAGCGGCTCGCGCATGA